A window of the Streptomyces griseochromogenes genome harbors these coding sequences:
- a CDS encoding alpha/beta hydrolase family protein, which yields MKQLMFRDDPAFWFETLRNLGLAAYGGSDVGEVIATTSRVTPGDYDGWHDAWLATAQRLETEARGGHPISARDGLLRASSYYRAAEFFLHGNPDDPRIDHAYKRGVACFRDAITQLPDVTPVEIPYEDTVLRGYFYRATGTGPKPTLVMHNGFDGAAEELHFFGALGGQERGYNVLTFDGPGQPSAIHRDRLAFRPDWENVVGPVLDFLIRDPGVDPGRVALLGVSLGGYLAPRAAAYEPRLAAVVALDGVFDAVSALTAHLPVPHEEAVRRAAAEQDEELDRVIADARARSPILRWAFDHGRYVTRTSTDREFLAEYARYSFKDGSAENITCPVLVCEATDDLYYSTSEESDPRKLYRHLTAPKTLLTFTEEEGADAHCHPGALRLAVARIFDWLDDTIRPA from the coding sequence ATGAAACAGCTGATGTTCCGTGACGACCCGGCGTTCTGGTTCGAGACCTTGCGCAACCTCGGACTGGCCGCCTACGGAGGCTCGGACGTCGGCGAGGTCATCGCCACCACCTCCCGCGTCACTCCCGGCGACTACGACGGCTGGCACGACGCCTGGCTGGCCACCGCCCAGCGCCTGGAGACCGAGGCTCGCGGAGGCCACCCCATCAGCGCGCGCGACGGACTACTGCGCGCGTCCAGCTACTACCGGGCGGCCGAGTTCTTCCTCCACGGCAACCCCGACGATCCGCGGATCGACCACGCCTACAAGCGCGGCGTCGCCTGCTTCCGCGACGCCATCACCCAACTCCCCGACGTCACACCGGTGGAGATCCCGTACGAGGACACCGTGCTGCGCGGCTACTTCTACCGGGCGACAGGCACGGGCCCGAAGCCGACGCTGGTGATGCACAACGGTTTCGACGGCGCCGCCGAGGAACTGCATTTCTTCGGCGCACTGGGCGGACAGGAACGCGGCTACAACGTCCTGACGTTCGACGGCCCCGGGCAGCCCTCGGCCATCCACCGGGACAGGCTGGCCTTCCGGCCGGACTGGGAGAACGTGGTCGGTCCCGTCCTGGACTTCCTCATCCGGGACCCGGGCGTCGATCCGGGCCGCGTCGCGCTGCTCGGCGTCAGCCTCGGCGGCTACCTCGCGCCCCGCGCGGCCGCCTACGAGCCGCGCCTGGCGGCCGTCGTGGCCCTCGACGGTGTCTTCGACGCCGTCTCCGCCCTGACCGCGCACCTCCCGGTGCCACACGAGGAAGCCGTCCGGCGCGCGGCAGCCGAGCAGGACGAGGAACTGGACCGTGTGATCGCCGACGCCCGCGCGCGGAGCCCGATCCTGCGCTGGGCCTTCGACCACGGCCGCTACGTCACGAGGACCTCGACCGACCGGGAGTTCCTCGCCGAGTACGCCCGCTACAGCTTCAAGGACGGGAGCGCCGAGAACATCACCTGCCCCGTACTGGTGTGCGAGGCGACCGACGACCTGTACTACTCCACCTCCGAGGAATCCGATCCGCGCAAGCTCTACCGGCACCTCACCGCACCGAAGACACTCCTGACGTTCACGGAGGAAGAAGGCGCCGACGCCCACTGCCACCCGGGCGCCCTCCGCCTGGCCGTAGCGCGTATCTTCGACTGGCTCGACGACACGATCCGACCCGCTTGA
- a CDS encoding DUF5994 family protein, which produces MTATIPFTPAVGDRAPSSSPLRLTLAPAGAPPALIDGAWWPRSRNLTEQLPALVECIDPLWGRITRVAVSRTFWPVIPGEVPAHGHMVRVGWSNAGQDPHKLLLLSHTFGRWDLLVIPPETDPATAARLMATATDPSRSLTATGLIQEAERFRAAAEATADSDSLQEAVWDSEGGHDARRPASRTPDGPVTGQAPTAAVGV; this is translated from the coding sequence ATGACCGCGACCATTCCGTTCACACCCGCAGTCGGAGACCGGGCCCCTTCTTCGTCACCGCTCCGACTCACGCTGGCGCCGGCCGGCGCCCCTCCGGCCCTGATCGACGGTGCCTGGTGGCCCCGTTCGCGCAACCTGACGGAGCAGCTCCCGGCGCTCGTCGAATGTATCGACCCGCTGTGGGGGCGGATCACCCGGGTAGCGGTGAGCCGCACGTTCTGGCCGGTCATCCCGGGAGAAGTGCCCGCGCACGGCCACATGGTGCGCGTCGGCTGGTCCAACGCCGGGCAAGACCCGCACAAGCTGTTGCTGCTGTCCCACACCTTCGGCCGCTGGGACCTGCTGGTGATCCCACCGGAGACAGACCCGGCCACCGCGGCCCGGCTCATGGCCACGGCCACCGACCCGTCGCGGAGCCTCACGGCGACCGGCCTGATCCAGGAGGCCGAACGTTTCCGGGCCGCGGCAGAGGCAACGGCCGACTCGGACTCGCTCCAGGAGGCGGTCTGGGACTCCGAAGGCGGACACGACGCCCGCCGTCCCGCCTCACGCACTCCTGACGGACCGGTCACCGGTCAAGCGCCCACCGCGGCAGTAGGAGTGTGA
- a CDS encoding DUF5994 family protein produces the protein MPVIIDRTTSSRRAPAQPARLSLTPAPGGLDGTWWPRSRALTRELPTLTAALVEHWGRITDVTVHPAYWPVIPHWVSVAGRTVRVGWSTQAQDPHRLTFFSVDGRRDVLVIPPETGADAAAQLMAGDGIDAPAREEAADGIDARIREEAWETDGGAGRPSSLPPGPSARQGLRPAEVREP, from the coding sequence ATGCCCGTGATCATTGACCGTACGACGTCGAGCAGGCGCGCGCCGGCGCAGCCGGCTCGGCTGTCCCTGACGCCCGCGCCGGGCGGGCTGGACGGCACGTGGTGGCCTCGTTCCCGTGCCCTCACCCGTGAGCTGCCCACCCTGACGGCCGCACTGGTCGAACATTGGGGCCGCATCACAGATGTCACCGTGCACCCGGCCTACTGGCCCGTCATCCCGCACTGGGTGTCCGTCGCCGGGCGTACCGTGCGGGTGGGCTGGTCCACCCAGGCCCAGGATCCGCACAGACTGACCTTCTTTTCCGTCGATGGTCGCCGGGACGTGCTGGTGATTCCGCCGGAAACCGGTGCGGATGCCGCCGCGCAGCTGATGGCGGGCGACGGCATCGATGCCCCGGCCCGGGAGGAAGCAGCGGACGGGATCGATGCCCGGATCAGGGAAGAAGCGTGGGAGACCGACGGCGGAGCAGGTCGTCCGTCGTCCCTGCCCCCTGGCCCATCGGCTCGACAGGGCCTTCGCCCCGCGGAGGTGAGAGAACCATGA
- a CDS encoding nuclear transport factor 2 family protein gives MTMPMSPAELYRHGLQLLLEKNIPAWVDLWDDDGVLEFPFAPEGWPERLEGKTAVADYMRHYPDHVDVHDFPDVKIHQTTVPETVVVEMRGVGRLVETGRPFNMTYIAVVTVKDGRITSYRDYWNPLAVQQPGADFVGAN, from the coding sequence ATGACCATGCCCATGTCACCTGCGGAGCTGTACCGCCACGGTCTGCAACTGCTGCTGGAGAAGAACATCCCCGCCTGGGTCGACCTGTGGGACGACGACGGCGTCCTGGAGTTCCCCTTCGCGCCCGAAGGCTGGCCCGAGCGACTGGAAGGCAAGACCGCCGTCGCCGACTACATGCGCCATTACCCCGATCACGTCGACGTCCACGACTTCCCCGACGTGAAGATCCACCAGACCACCGTCCCCGAGACGGTCGTGGTGGAAATGCGCGGGGTCGGCCGCCTGGTGGAGACCGGCAGGCCCTTCAACATGACCTACATCGCCGTGGTCACGGTCAAGGACGGGCGCATCACCTCCTACCGCGACTACTGGAACCCCCTCGCCGTTCAACAGCCCGGCGCCGACTTCGTAGGAGCGAACTGA
- a CDS encoding slipin family protein, whose amino-acid sequence MQALIVLIVVIGLLAVLALALSVKVVKQYEKGVLFRFGRLVGTRSPGLRFIIPFVDALHRVSLRVVTMPIQSQGIITRDNVSVDVSAVAYFRVVDAVKSVVAVENVNAAINQIAQTTLRKVVGRHTLDETLSETDRINLDIRQILDVTTVDWGVQVTLVELKDIQLPDTMKRAMARQAEAEREKRAKIINAEGESLAAAALGDASDTMMAHPLALQLRNLQSLVEIGVDQNTTVVFPAPLMSTIGELGSFLARETAAAAPAAAAPPADTGRTDKSLSQAGSVPGTAA is encoded by the coding sequence ATGCAAGCCCTGATCGTTCTCATCGTCGTGATCGGCCTCCTGGCCGTCCTGGCCCTCGCCCTGTCCGTGAAGGTCGTCAAGCAGTACGAGAAAGGAGTGCTGTTCCGCTTCGGCCGGCTCGTCGGAACACGCTCCCCGGGGCTGCGGTTCATCATCCCGTTCGTCGACGCCCTGCACCGGGTGTCCCTGCGGGTCGTCACCATGCCGATCCAGTCCCAGGGCATCATCACCCGGGACAACGTGAGCGTGGACGTGTCGGCGGTCGCCTACTTCCGGGTTGTCGACGCCGTGAAGTCGGTCGTCGCCGTGGAGAACGTCAACGCGGCGATCAACCAGATCGCCCAGACCACCCTGCGGAAGGTCGTCGGCCGGCACACGCTCGACGAGACGCTGTCGGAGACGGACCGTATCAACCTGGACATCCGCCAGATCCTCGACGTCACCACCGTCGACTGGGGTGTGCAGGTCACGCTGGTCGAACTCAAGGACATCCAGCTGCCCGACACCATGAAACGCGCCATGGCCCGCCAGGCCGAGGCCGAGCGGGAGAAGCGAGCGAAGATCATCAACGCGGAGGGCGAGTCCCTGGCCGCAGCCGCGCTCGGCGACGCCTCGGACACCATGATGGCCCACCCCCTGGCGCTTCAACTGCGCAATCTCCAAAGCCTGGTGGAGATCGGTGTCGACCAGAACACCACCGTCGTCTTCCCAGCTCCCCTCATGAGCACGATCGGCGAACTCGGCTCCTTCCTCGCCCGGGAAACCGCGGCCGCCGCACCCGCCGCGGCAGCGCCACCGGCCGACACCGGCCGCACCGACAAGTCCCTCAGCCAGGCCGGCAGCGTGCCCGGCACCGCAGCGTGA
- a CDS encoding DUF5994 family protein, producing the protein MADSDTPDLPRLLPDAVHRSVKPGTALLRLETTHAREGILDGAWWPRSRDVGAELPLLISALTEHLGTVTRVGLDGSAWDELPTRVMVDGRVVHIDSFPVGDDTVLITRGDRDHFSLMLVPPDTSPDAARAAMARAVRADNVTEAKQILIDTGSDTPPAPA; encoded by the coding sequence ATGGCCGACTCCGACACCCCCGACCTCCCCAGGCTCCTGCCGGATGCCGTCCACCGGTCGGTGAAACCCGGGACGGCCCTGCTGAGGCTGGAGACGACACACGCACGCGAGGGAATCCTGGACGGCGCATGGTGGCCGCGGTCCCGGGACGTCGGTGCCGAACTCCCTTTGCTGATCTCCGCGTTGACCGAGCATCTCGGAACTGTCACCCGGGTCGGTCTGGACGGCAGCGCCTGGGACGAACTGCCGACCCGGGTGATGGTCGACGGCCGAGTCGTCCACATCGATTCCTTCCCGGTCGGTGACGACACCGTCCTCATCACCCGGGGCGACCGGGACCATTTCTCCCTGATGCTGGTCCCTCCGGACACGTCGCCCGACGCGGCACGCGCCGCGATGGCCAGGGCCGTACGGGCCGACAACGTCACCGAGGCCAAACAGATCCTCATCGATACGGGCAGCGACACGCCACCTGCGCCGGCCTGA
- a CDS encoding DUF5994 family protein yields MGSTEGISHTGFHTGSFSARDENRVAAKAARRRVRTMSATSHQLLPHHEPVAAPAARLALKTDGPSRGLLDGAWWPRSRDLLSELPALTDALDPLWGRITRIAVNPKYWPVIPHEIPVGGHVVKVGWFTPEIDPHKLLLLSYDTGRWDLLVIPPETETESAARLMSAASDYDGPPLTASDLIAGAGKYEDGPAPAAVPARTERASRLINGT; encoded by the coding sequence GTGGGTAGCACCGAGGGCATTTCGCACACCGGCTTCCACACCGGGTCGTTCTCGGCGAGAGATGAAAACCGGGTCGCCGCCAAGGCGGCCCGGAGACGGGTCCGCACCATGTCGGCGACCTCGCACCAACTCCTGCCACACCACGAGCCCGTCGCAGCCCCGGCCGCGCGTCTCGCGCTGAAGACGGACGGCCCGTCGCGCGGCCTCCTGGACGGTGCCTGGTGGCCCCGCTCCCGGGACCTGCTGAGCGAGCTGCCCGCACTGACCGATGCGCTGGACCCTCTGTGGGGCCGCATCACCCGCATCGCCGTCAACCCGAAGTACTGGCCGGTCATCCCGCACGAGATCCCCGTGGGCGGTCATGTCGTCAAGGTCGGATGGTTCACCCCGGAGATCGACCCGCACAAGCTGCTGCTGCTCTCCTACGACACCGGCCGCTGGGATCTGCTGGTCATCCCGCCCGAGACCGAGACGGAGTCGGCGGCCCGCCTGATGTCAGCCGCGTCCGACTACGACGGCCCACCACTGACCGCGAGCGATCTCATCGCCGGGGCAGGGAAGTACGAGGACGGCCCCGCCCCTGCGGCCGTTCCGGCACGGACCGAACGCGCCAGTCGCCTGATCAACGGCACGTGA
- a CDS encoding NmrA family NAD(P)-binding protein — protein MNTTSATLVVGATGTTGRRVTAGLTAKGYRVKAAGRSATPVEGAEPVRFDWNKPSTWDEALDGVDRVYLIPPIGSSDPAAAMLPFLRRARTAGVHRAVLLSSSAIPAGGPAVGQVHEALPGLFEQWAVLRPSWFMQNFTGSTPHARSIREDGAILTASGDGRVGFIDAQDIAAVAVCALTDEQTPNTDLILTGPQTLSYGDVAAIISEVTGRPVVHRHLTFEQLRDRWAAEIPLEFATMLAGMDRAIAGGAEDRTSDTVQRLTGRPPGSFRAFAGRELA, from the coding sequence ATGAACACCACGAGCGCCACCCTCGTCGTCGGGGCCACCGGCACCACCGGCCGCCGCGTCACCGCCGGACTGACCGCCAAGGGCTACCGCGTCAAGGCCGCGGGCCGGAGCGCCACACCGGTGGAGGGTGCGGAGCCTGTCCGCTTCGACTGGAACAAACCCTCGACCTGGGACGAGGCCCTTGACGGCGTCGACCGCGTCTACCTCATCCCGCCCATCGGCTCCTCCGACCCGGCCGCGGCCATGCTGCCCTTCCTCCGCCGGGCCCGCACGGCAGGTGTGCACCGCGCGGTGCTGCTCAGCTCATCGGCGATCCCGGCGGGCGGTCCGGCGGTGGGACAGGTCCACGAGGCGCTGCCCGGCCTGTTCGAGCAGTGGGCGGTGCTGAGGCCCTCCTGGTTCATGCAGAACTTCACCGGTTCCACCCCCCACGCGCGCAGCATCCGTGAGGACGGCGCCATCCTGACGGCCTCGGGAGACGGCCGCGTCGGGTTCATCGACGCGCAGGACATCGCCGCCGTCGCCGTATGCGCCCTGACCGACGAACAGACCCCCAACACCGACCTGATCCTCACCGGGCCGCAGACGCTGAGCTACGGCGACGTCGCCGCGATCATCAGCGAGGTCACCGGCCGGCCCGTGGTGCACCGGCACCTGACCTTTGAACAGCTGCGCGACCGCTGGGCAGCCGAGATACCGCTGGAGTTCGCCACCATGCTGGCCGGCATGGACCGAGCCATCGCCGGCGGGGCCGAGGACCGCACCTCGGACACCGTGCAGCGCCTCACCGGGCGCCCCCCGGGATCCTTCCGCGCCTTCGCGGGGAGGGAGTTGGCATGA